The genomic segment CGCGCTGGTGTGGGCGATCACCGCGCTCGTCGGCGGCGCCCATGCCGGGGGCCCGAGGATGCGGATGCTGTGAGCGCGGAGTAGGGTGGATGGTCTGGTGCGACGGCATGGCGGCGGAACCATCGCGGGCGGCGACGGGTTGCTGCACCATCAACGCGGAAAGGTGACGCATGAGCCGTTCGATCACGATCATGATGGCGCTGGCGCTGGGGTCTGCGGCGCTCGGCGCAGGCCTGATGGCCGGCAGCGGCGCGGCGCTGGCTCGCGGCGGCGCGGCCAACATCATGGACTCGCCGGGCTATCAGCGCGCGCTGCAGGAATCCCGCAAGCGGCTGCAGCAGCAGCCGGGGCCGTCGATGGCGCAGCCGTTCGCCGCGCCGCTGGTGGCTTATCCGCATCCCGAGCGTCGGCCGGGGCCGAAGCGGCGGCACCGCGCGCCGCGGCATTGAGCTGGCGCGCGCGTCGCGCTCAGCAGTAGCCGTACCAGCCGCAGGCGTAGGGCAGGCGGCCGAAGATCAGGTTCGGATCGGTGCCGTAATAGCTGCGGTACAGATAGGAGCGCGGCTTGCCGTAGTAACCGTGCACGATCGGCGGCACGTCGACCTCCGGCGCATACACCGGCGAGCCGCTTTCCATCTCCAGCGATTGCCGCACCCGCGGCTTCGGTTGCGGCTCGGCGAAGATCTTGCCGATCTTGCTGTGCATCGGCAGATCGGCCGCCCGCGCCGCCGGCTGGGCCAGCGGCAACGCGATCAGCAGCAACAGCACGACACGCAACATGGCGGCACTCCAGGGTGAGATGCCGCGAGGGTGGGCGATTATGGTTAATAAAGATTAACCAACGCCGTGCCTGCGGGAGCCGCTATCGGCTGAGCGCCGAGCCCCAGCTCTGCGCGGTGCGGGCGATCCAGTCGCGGTACAGCGTCAGCGGGGTGACGCCGGTGAGGCCGCCGCAGCCGGCGGTGTTGCCGGGGCCGGTCGACCACGACACCACGCCGACCACCACCAGCCGGTCGTTCTGCGCCTGCAGCGCCGGCCCGCCGGAATCGCCGGTGCAGGCGCCAAGGCCGGCGCGGCCGTCGGTGGCGGCGGGATCGGTGAGGCGGATCTGCAAGCGGCCGGGGCGGCCGGTCGCGGTCAGCGTCGCGCTGCGCGCCGTGCCGCCGCTCTTGCCGTCGCCGCGCCGGGTGACGCCGATGCCGGCGACGGTGAAATCCTGGCCGGCGGCGAGCGGATCCTCCGGCGCCGCGATCGGCAGCGGCGCCTTGCCGGGCAGCGGCGCGGCAAGCTTGAGCAGCGCGACGTCGGCGCTGGCGCGGTGGCCGAGGATCGCGCCCATGTCGAACTGCGGATGCGCGGCGACGCGGGCGACATCGCGCAGGCTCGGCTGCCGCTGCGCGTCGTACTGCACCACCTTGTAGTCCGCGCCGGGGCCGACGCAGTGCGCCGCGCTCAACACCAGATCGGGCGCGATCAGTGTCCCCGAACAGAAATTGCCGCGCGAGCCGACGATGGTGACCAAAGCGCGGCCGAGCGCGCCGGTCGCCTCCGGGGCGCCGCCGACCATCGCGGCGGCCGGTGAGGCCAGCGCGGCGACGAACAGACAGCCGAATGTGAGCGTGCGGATCATGGCGGCGCGTTTCGCCCGCCGCCGCGGCGCTGTCAATCGCCGATC from the Rhodopseudomonas palustris genome contains:
- a CDS encoding S1 family peptidase, with protein sequence MIRTLTFGCLFVAALASPAAAMVGGAPEATGALGRALVTIVGSRGNFCSGTLIAPDLVLSAAHCVGPGADYKVVQYDAQRQPSLRDVARVAAHPQFDMGAILGHRASADVALLKLAAPLPGKAPLPIAAPEDPLAAGQDFTVAGIGVTRRGDGKSGGTARSATLTATGRPGRLQIRLTDPAATDGRAGLGACTGDSGGPALQAQNDRLVVVGVVSWSTGPGNTAGCGGLTGVTPLTLYRDWIARTAQSWGSALSR